Genomic DNA from Ruminococcus sp. OA3:
ATAGTCCAGACAGTAAATCTTCTTCTCTTCCCTATGCACGTTGCTCAGAAGCCGTCTCCTGTGCTTTTCCAACAGTTCCAGTTGTTTCTCTTTCTGATTTTCGTCCAGATATAAAAGAAAATCTTGAATGGTTTCCATCCCACACCCGGCATCCCTCAGGTTTTGTACTAACTCTTCTTTGGATTCTGAATTTATCATTAATTGTGCAGCACCTCCTACATTATTTCTGCTCTATGTATAGTATAATTTGGCCGCCATACAATAGCAAATATTTATATTTGATTGTTATGTATAGTTGAAACCTATTTATTTTTATGTTAGACTTACCTTAGAACTTAGCCTAACTGATATAAAGAATCATAACAATATTATATAAAATTAAGGGGATGTCATATGGAATTACGGGTACTTCAGTATTTTTTGGCAATTGCCAGGGAGCAGAGCATTGTGCGGGCAGCCCAGTCACTGCACCTTTCACAGCCTACTCTTTCAACCCAGATTAAAAATATGGAAGAAGAATTGGGAAAACAGCTCTTGATTCGCGGAAACAAAGGGTCACGGAAAGTCACACTGACTGAAGAAGGAATGATTTTGCGGAAACGCGCAGAAGAGATACTGGATCTGGTTAGAAAGACAGAGAAAGAAATAACCGTCGCCAACGATATCACTGTGGGTGATATCTATATCGGAGCCGGCGAGACAGATGCAATACGCCTGATTGCAAAAACTGCAAAAAAACTGCAGCAATCCCATCCCGGCATTCATTATCATATATCCAGCGGAAATTCTGAATTTGTCACAGAACGTCTGGAAAAAGGACTGATTGATTTCGGTCTGGTATTTACCAACATAGATTTGACAAGATTTGATGCACTGAAAATGCCTGCCAGGGATGTCTGGGGTGTTCTCATGCGGAAAGATTCAGTTCTGGCACAGAAAGAATCTATTACTCCAAAGGATTTATGGGACAAGCCCTTGATCTTTTCACAGCAGGAGGATAAAGGCGGAAGTGTCACACAGTGGATAAAACGAAAAACCTCTGATTTAAACATCGCAGCTACTTATAATCTTATATTCAATGCTTCCTTAATGGTGGATGAAGGTCTTGGATATGCAATTACCTTTGACAGAATTATCAATACGACTGGTGACAGTAATCTTTGTTTCCGTCCACTAAACCCACCTCTTGAAAGTGAGATGAGTATTATCTGGAAGAAATATCAGGTACTGTCAAAACCTGCCGAAAAATTCATTGGGGCACTGCAGGAACAACTATACTCAGACAGCAGATCATCCGGTATACCCCTGTAATCCGTTTTCAAGCACTCTCTCTTCGTTCCGGATTCTCTTTGCAGCAATTATAGGATATACAAGGAATACGGCAAAAGGAAAAAGCGGGATCATTGATAATTTCTCCGTATTCCTGTACCGTCTTGTTATCCGGCACTGGATTTTTGGCGAGCAGTTCCGCAAATCCTTTAATAGGGGAAAGAGGCGTTTTCACATCATGGGTTATGTTCGTAATCCATTCCCTGCGCACCCTTTCGGTTTCTTCCTGCAGATTATCACTGTAGCGAATTTCACGGTCCATTTCGTTCAGGGCAGTATAGACCTTGCTGAATGAACCTTTCTCTTCAAGCGGTGTATAGATACGCACACGGATGTTTCTGATACTTTTTGTAATCCTTCCAAGATGTTTTGAAAGCCGGAATCCGTAGACAAAAACAAATACAAAGACAGCACCCAGCAGAAGCACAATACTATTACGGAATACCGGAGAAATTCTTTTACAATTTTAATACCTGCTGCCCGCAGATGATTCCGCTGTTTAAGTAGGTCTTTTGCGCCCCTTGACAAACGGCATCTGTTTTCTTCAAATGCCCCAGAAGAAGCGGAGAATCCGGATCGTGGTACCTGTAATTTTCAAATGCTCTCTTTGGGTTCTTGTTTGCGTAGCAGTATTTACAGCCATTCATGCAGGTATCGTAGGCACCGATGTCCCGACTTTCAATGCAATGGCAGCCTTGGCGCATTCCGTTATGCTTCAAGTCCCTGAACACAACACCGTTTGCACCGCCAAGAATATCAAGTGTCAGACACCCGGAAGAATGTATCCCATATTGCGAATAATCACCGTTTGTTCCGCAGGTCTGAATGTATAAACCATATTTGGCGGCCGTCTCACCTAAACCTTTTGCCAGGGCAGCCTTGTCCATATCTGAGAGCAGTATCAGCTCCGGCATATTTGTTTCCAGCTTTTTATACATCTCTACAAAGCTGAAAATGCAGCGCTCAACGAAAGGAGCAAGTTCCTTTGCCATCTTCTCAAAAGTATTCAGATGAGTTTGAATCGTATATTTTTCTGTCAGCAGCACAGGGTCATACCGCCATGCAACACGCTGTTTTCCGACAATAGCCGACAGTTTCTTCAGCGTTTCCATACTTTTTTCAATGTCCGGCACACCGGGTTCAATATCCTTACCATAAGCGGTAATGGTATAGTGAAAATAGGTGTTGAATCGGCTCGTAATATCTGTCAGATCATTTAGTATCGGCTCGTAATCCTTGGAGCAAAATGCGACGCAATCAACCTTGTCCGGAGTTAATTCATAGCGGGTAACCTTATTGGGAAACAGCGGGTTACGCGAAAGCACATAGCCTTCTTTAAATCGTTTCAACAGCCATTTCGTGTAATACTGGACAGTATCTGTTCTGCCTCCTGTGTTAAGTATCATGCTTCAGGTTCTTATCTCAAATCAAAATGACAAAGGACTTTTGCACACGCAAAAGTCCTTTGAAATGTCCGGACTGCTCATTTATCTTTCAGTGCTGCTGCGACCTTTATAAAAATGTGAATTCCGGCTGTATAATGTATTGGAGCCCAGGTAAATCACAGTCCAGACCACACAGTGCACAAGCAGTGCAGCCAGTGCAGTCCACACCTCCTGAGTCTGTCCGGCCTGCAGATCCATCAGACCGTAAAATGCTGCGCTGGAAGGCAGCAGATATGTCCATATCCTCGCAGTGCTGTCTGAAGGGATGATCAGATAGAACATGATAGGAGGCGCAATATACAGGAGCATGAAAATCTTAATATAAATGATACCGATCATCAGTCCCCCCGAAATACGCCCGATAAACAGCCCTGTCAGCGCTGCAAGGAATGCCGACAGGATGAGCACGCATACGAAGGGAATGAGCTGCCGGACTTCAATTCTCATGCAGATAACCGCTGCAGCCGCTGCCGACAGTATGCCTCCGGCGAACCCCAGTATTATTTTCTGGATCATATAATCTGCTGCCGATATCGGCAGTATCTCGTTGATAAAGGTGATCCCGTCTTCTTTTTCACCGATCATACTCATCGCATTAAACGTACACCCCATGAACATGGCAGTGACCAGCGTGATCACGACCAGAAGTGATTTCAGGCTGTCGCTGCTTCCTCCCGCAGGAATGACTGTCCTGTCGGACGCATCTACCCCATCACGATTCTCGAAAAGCCCGGGAAGCGTATCAGCGATAACGGTATTTATCCTCAGTTCATCCCCGGAGAGAAGCGTTTTGATTCCATCGCCGTCCGAAAGAACGCCGATCATCTGAGTTGCCGGATCATTGACACCGTCGTATAACGACTCTGTCGTATCAAATACGGTCACGCGTCCGTTGCTTTCCAGCCAGGCACTACACTCCTCACGGAGATCATCTGTGAGAATGCCAAACGATATCTCATAGACAGATGAGAAACCGACACCTGACAACAGATTGATGGCAAATGCCGCAGCGATTGGCAGCAGAAACGTCAGAATACACATTTTATCCCGCCAGACATTTTTCAGCTGATATCTCAGTCCAGTCACATTATCCCTCCTTTACCATCTCATGAACAAGTGCCCTGTGCACCAGGCAATACAGCAGAACAACAGCTGCCGCACAGGAAAAATAATAGATGCCAGATGCAGACGGGACCAGAAAGTATGCGTTCTTGACTGCCATGAACATATGATACATTGGATGATACCTGATCAGGCTCCGCGCAGCCCCGGTCTGTCCTGCGAGAAACACCGGTGTCGTGATAAATACAGCGAGCACCAGATATAAAAGTGAAAACTGTTTAAAATCAGGCAGCCGCACCGCACACAGAAAACCAACGAGCGCCATGATCAGAGACAAAATACCGGATTGTACCAGCACGGCGGGCAGTACCGCTGTTCCCTCCTGCGCTCCGAGGTTGACAAGCGTCAGGAAGATGACAAACACCAGGTCAGACATCAGGAAAATGCATAACTTCGACAGTATAAACGCTGCAGTACTCACCGGGAGTATGCCGTGAACCCGGATCACACCCATCTGTTTTTCCTTAAACAGCATGGACGCCAGTCCCAGAAAACCGACAGCAGCCAGTTCAAAAAACAGAACTTCTGCCGTGATCTCCCTGCGGTTTTTCATCTCCTTGCTGTCAGCGCCGATGAGATCCGCCCGTTTTTCGTGTTCGGGACTCAATCTGGACAGCGCCCAGGCCGCCCGGTAATTGTCCGTACTATACACGCCGGATGATACCATATAGATTTCCGGGCTGCCGCCGGAAGCGTCGATGCCGACAGCATACCCATCCGCACAGGCCTCTTTCAGTTCATCCATGCCGGCAGCCATGACCACATTTTCAGACACCGTCTCCTGCGTATTGTAAGGGTCATACAGATAGACCGGATAAATGTCCTGGTCTGTATTCACAAAGACAAAATTGATATAGCAGGAATAAAGTATCAGAGAACCTGCGGCGAGCAGCAGAAATTTGCTGGACAGCATCAATCGGAAGTCCTTTTTTAACAGTGAAAAAAACACTCTGCGCATCATTCCAGCCCCCTCCCGGTGTACTTCATATACACATCTTCCAGAGTTGGTTCCTGGGAAAGGCTGCTGTTTTTTCTTTTCAGTTCCCAGGGCGCGCCCAACGCTTTAATCTCCCCATCAGCAATAAACGCAACACGGTCGCACAACAGGTCTGCATCCATCATATTATGCGTCGTCAAAAAGATGGTGGTCCCCTTCTCTTTTTCTTCTCGTATGATGCTGCGGAAAAGTACCGCCCCTGCGGGGTCGAGCCCGCTTGTCGGTTCATCCAGAAACAACAGTTTTGGATTATTAATCAGCGCCCTTGCCATACTGACACGCTGCCTCATGCCTTTCGAATAGGAGGCAACCGGCTTTTTCAGATAATCTCTCTTAAATTCCAGTTGATCCAGCAGCTCCCTGGCATCCCTGCACTGTTCCCCGGGATAGAAAGATGCAAAATAATTAAGATTGTCGAGTGCACTCAGATTTGTATACAGATATGGAAATTCGAAAAGCACCCCCGTTTTTTCCTGGAATTTTTTTCTCTCATGCGGCAGCTCCTGTCCGAATACCTGAACATGACCGCCGTAGCCTTTAAGAACACCCGTTAAAATCTTCTGTGTTGTGGATTTTCCGGAACCATTTGGACCCAGAAATCCGAAAATTTCTCCTTCCGATACCGTAAATGTCAGACCGTGAAGTGTCTGTTTGTTTTTCCGATAAGCAAACGTTAAATCATTGACCCTTATCATTCCATTCCACCCCATTTATCACGACTGCATGTTTTGTTTTTCTCCTGCCGCCTTCCCCACCACTTTACAAATTTAATTTTCAGAGGAATACAGATCGCAGCTGCAATGACAATGACCAGCCACCAATACCACTCCATACCTAAGATCATATTCACATCGACCTCCTTTTAATTTGATACGGTTAGTATAGAAAGCCGCGGTGAATTCAAAGTGCGGGCGCTGTGAAATCCAGGTGAAAAAAAAACCCTCTGCTCTGTATTGAAGAGCCGGGGGCGCCGTTATGACCTTATAAAATTGTTGAAAAACGAAAGTAAAATTCCACTCCGTCCGCGTGATTTCGGACTCCGTAAGGAGCATGATACAGGGAAAGAATCTGAGCAGCCATGGCAAGTCCCAATCCGGAACCGCCGCTTGCAGAGTTCTCTCCGCGATAAAACTTTTCCCATATCCTGGGCAGTTCCCTTTCAGGTATTGCATCTCCATGATTAAATATGGAGAAATCAAGATGCCGTTCTGCGCATGTAATCCTCAGCCTGATTTCCCCACCCGGACGAACATACTTTTTCGCGTTTTCTATAAGATTGCCCACTACTTGTTCCATGCGGTGCTTATCCGCCAGGACAAACACTTTTTGTTCCGGCAGTTCATAAGAAAAACTAAAATGGATCCCCGGTGCGTCGAGCAATGAACGTCCGGCAACGGTCTCTGCAAGTTCTATAAAATCAAAACGTTCCTCTGTAAATTTTGCAGCACCTACCTCCAGTGCGGAGAGATCAAGCAGCGAGACGAGCAGATCGTTCATGCGGTCCGCAGCCGACAGGATGGAATCCATGTACTGCAGTTTCTTTTGTTCATCCGTCTCCTCCTTTAACCCTTCCGTATAGGCCCTGATCAGACCGAGCGGTGTCTTCATCTCATGCGACAGACTGTCCGCCAGTTCTTTTCTCTGTTCCAGCGCCTCCTGCAGATTAGCAGACATTTTGTTCAGGCTCTGTGACAGCTCACCGAATTCGTCTTTCGTGTGAATCATACAGTGTGCGGTAAAATCCAGCTCTGCCATCCTTCGGGCGGTATCCCTGATCTCTTTCAGTGGTTTTGAGATCATTTTTCCCAGCAGAAAGTCAACC
This window encodes:
- a CDS encoding LysR family transcriptional regulator, encoding MELRVLQYFLAIAREQSIVRAAQSLHLSQPTLSTQIKNMEEELGKQLLIRGNKGSRKVTLTEEGMILRKRAEEILDLVRKTEKEITVANDITVGDIYIGAGETDAIRLIAKTAKKLQQSHPGIHYHISSGNSEFVTERLEKGLIDFGLVFTNIDLTRFDALKMPARDVWGVLMRKDSVLAQKESITPKDLWDKPLIFSQQEDKGGSVTQWIKRKTSDLNIAATYNLIFNASLMVDEGLGYAITFDRIINTTGDSNLCFRPLNPPLESEMSIIWKKYQVLSKPAEKFIGALQEQLYSDSRSSGIPL
- a CDS encoding histidine kinase dimerization/phospho-acceptor domain-containing protein; the protein is MLLLGAVFVFVFVYGFRLSKHLGRITKSIRNIRVRIYTPLEEKGSFSKVYTALNEMDREIRYSDNLQEETERVRREWITNITHDVKTPLSPIKGFAELLAKNPVPDNKTVQEYGEIINDPAFSFCRIPCISYNCCKENPERRESA
- a CDS encoding DUF1848 domain-containing protein, coding for MILNTGGRTDTVQYYTKWLLKRFKEGYVLSRNPLFPNKVTRYELTPDKVDCVAFCSKDYEPILNDLTDITSRFNTYFHYTITAYGKDIEPGVPDIEKSMETLKKLSAIVGKQRVAWRYDPVLLTEKYTIQTHLNTFEKMAKELAPFVERCIFSFVEMYKKLETNMPELILLSDMDKAALAKGLGETAAKYGLYIQTCGTNGDYSQYGIHSSGCLTLDILGGANGVVFRDLKHNGMRQGCHCIESRDIGAYDTCMNGCKYCYANKNPKRAFENYRYHDPDSPLLLGHLKKTDAVCQGAQKTYLNSGIICGQQVLKL
- a CDS encoding ABC transporter permease gives rise to the protein MTGLRYQLKNVWRDKMCILTFLLPIAAAFAINLLSGVGFSSVYEISFGILTDDLREECSAWLESNGRVTVFDTTESLYDGVNDPATQMIGVLSDGDGIKTLLSGDELRINTVIADTLPGLFENRDGVDASDRTVIPAGGSSDSLKSLLVVITLVTAMFMGCTFNAMSMIGEKEDGITFINEILPISAADYMIQKIILGFAGGILSAAAAAVICMRIEVRQLIPFVCVLILSAFLAALTGLFIGRISGGLMIGIIYIKIFMLLYIAPPIMFYLIIPSDSTARIWTYLLPSSAAFYGLMDLQAGQTQEVWTALAALLVHCVVWTVIYLGSNTLYSRNSHFYKGRSSTER
- a CDS encoding ABC transporter permease; the encoded protein is MMRRVFFSLLKKDFRLMLSSKFLLLAAGSLILYSCYINFVFVNTDQDIYPVYLYDPYNTQETVSENVVMAAGMDELKEACADGYAVGIDASGGSPEIYMVSSGVYSTDNYRAAWALSRLSPEHEKRADLIGADSKEMKNRREITAEVLFFELAAVGFLGLASMLFKEKQMGVIRVHGILPVSTAAFILSKLCIFLMSDLVFVIFLTLVNLGAQEGTAVLPAVLVQSGILSLIMALVGFLCAVRLPDFKQFSLLYLVLAVFITTPVFLAGQTGAARSLIRYHPMYHMFMAVKNAYFLVPSASGIYYFSCAAAVVLLYCLVHRALVHEMVKEG
- a CDS encoding ABC transporter ATP-binding protein, which produces MIRVNDLTFAYRKNKQTLHGLTFTVSEGEIFGFLGPNGSGKSTTQKILTGVLKGYGGHVQVFGQELPHERKKFQEKTGVLFEFPYLYTNLSALDNLNYFASFYPGEQCRDARELLDQLEFKRDYLKKPVASYSKGMRQRVSMARALINNPKLLFLDEPTSGLDPAGAVLFRSIIREEKEKGTTIFLTTHNMMDADLLCDRVAFIADGEIKALGAPWELKRKNSSLSQEPTLEDVYMKYTGRGLE
- a CDS encoding HAMP domain-containing sensor histidine kinase, which produces MENKKMFRELNTIRKKVLLLSKLTGGTIVIFYLITSELPADHNIAFWSWFILMIGVILGVDFLLGKMISKPLKEIRDTARRMAELDFTAHCMIHTKDEFGELSQSLNKMSANLQEALEQRKELADSLSHEMKTPLGLIRAYTEGLKEETDEQKKLQYMDSILSAADRMNDLLVSLLDLSALEVGAAKFTEERFDFIELAETVAGRSLLDAPGIHFSFSYELPEQKVFVLADKHRMEQVVGNLIENAKKYVRPGGEIRLRITCAERHLDFSIFNHGDAIPERELPRIWEKFYRGENSASGGSGLGLAMAAQILSLYHAPYGVRNHADGVEFYFRFSTIL